In Flavobacterium endoglycinae, one DNA window encodes the following:
- the dnaX gene encoding DNA polymerase III subunit gamma/tau codes for MEQFVVSARKYRPQTFKDVVGQKAITNTLLNAIDTNHLASALLFTGPRGVGKTTCARILARKINQPGYDDPTEDFAFNVFELDAASNNSVDDIRNLIDQVRIPPQTGQYKVYIIDEVHMLSSAAFNAFLKTLEEPPKHAIFILATTEKHKILPTILSRCQIFDFKRITVKDAKEHLADVAESQGISFEDDALHIIAQKADGAMRDALSIFDRVVSYCGTNLTRQAVTENLNVLDYETYISVTDLILDAKIPDLLIAYNDILAKGFDGHHFIAGLASHFRDLLVSKTPSTIALLEVGEQAQQMYAVQSQKCSQEFLLKGIDLANDCDLKYKLSQNQRLLVELCLMQLASINFDGEKKKLSNS; via the coding sequence ATGGAACAATTTGTAGTATCGGCACGTAAATACCGCCCGCAGACGTTTAAGGATGTCGTGGGACAAAAAGCCATTACAAACACTTTGTTGAACGCTATTGATACCAATCACTTAGCTTCTGCTCTTTTGTTTACTGGACCGCGTGGAGTTGGTAAAACTACCTGCGCTCGTATTCTGGCAAGAAAAATAAATCAGCCAGGATATGACGATCCCACTGAAGATTTCGCTTTTAACGTTTTTGAGTTAGATGCTGCTTCAAACAACTCGGTTGATGATATTCGTAATCTTATAGATCAGGTTCGAATCCCGCCACAAACCGGACAATACAAAGTATATATCATTGACGAGGTTCATATGTTGTCTTCGGCCGCTTTTAATGCTTTTCTGAAAACATTAGAAGAACCGCCAAAACATGCTATTTTTATTTTAGCAACAACAGAAAAACACAAAATCCTTCCAACGATTTTATCTCGCTGTCAGATTTTTGATTTCAAAAGAATTACTGTAAAAGATGCTAAAGAACATTTGGCTGATGTTGCAGAAAGTCAGGGAATCAGTTTTGAAGATGATGCTCTACATATTATCGCTCAAAAAGCGGACGGAGCTATGCGTGATGCTTTGTCTATTTTTGACCGTGTAGTTTCTTATTGCGGAACTAACTTAACACGTCAGGCCGTAACTGAAAACCTAAACGTTTTAGATTACGAAACCTATATCTCGGTTACTGATTTGATTCTGGATGCTAAAATCCCAGATCTTTTAATTGCATACAACGACATTCTTGCCAAAGGCTTTGACGGACATCATTTTATTGCCGGACTGGCTTCTCATTTTAGAGATTTGTTAGTAAGCAAAACGCCTTCGACTATAGCTTTACTTGAAGTTGGAGAACAGGCACAGCAAATGTATGCGGTACAATCTCAGAAATGTTCACAGGAATTTTTACTAAAGGGAATTGACTTAGCAAACGACTGTGATTTAAAATACAAATTGAGCCAGAATCAACGTCTATTAGTTGAGTTATGCTTGATGCAATTGGCCTCTATCAACTTTGATGGAGAAAAAAAAAAGTTGAGCAATTCATAA
- a CDS encoding cation:dicarboxylate symporter family transporter — MNITIPNSSPKKKKSLFKTIITNLTFWVLIAIIAGILLGHFSPENAVKMELLGKRFIDLIKLFIGPIIFLTIVLGISGMGNLKKVGRIGVKALGYFEVVSTVALAIGVAIAYLFQPGKIDKSGLSIGDASQYTNGASKDFSWIEFFLSNFTLQVLLAAIVCGIALNFYQKREQTILVLERFSNVVFTGLKYVMYLAPIGAFGGMAYTIGKFGLATLIPLGKLMLCVYVTMALFVFLVLGSILKYYKISIWSILKYIKEELLLVLGTSSSEAALPSIMVKLEKMGCSKSVVGLVIPTGYSFNLDGTSIYLSMSVIFLAQLYDVHLSFFEILTVIGILMITSKGAAGVTGSGFIVLASTLTALHKIPVEGLAFLLGVDKFMSEARAITNLIGNTVATIIISKTERDFTELNLELISE; from the coding sequence ATGAATATAACCATTCCCAATTCTTCTCCTAAAAAGAAGAAAAGCCTTTTTAAAACCATCATCACAAATCTTACATTCTGGGTTTTAATAGCTATTATTGCTGGTATTTTACTCGGGCATTTTTCTCCTGAAAATGCTGTAAAAATGGAATTATTGGGTAAAAGGTTTATCGATTTAATCAAACTTTTTATAGGTCCAATTATTTTCTTAACCATTGTTTTGGGAATTTCCGGAATGGGAAATTTAAAGAAAGTGGGTAGAATTGGAGTAAAGGCACTTGGATATTTTGAAGTTGTTTCAACAGTAGCACTCGCAATTGGTGTTGCCATTGCTTATTTATTTCAGCCTGGAAAAATAGACAAATCAGGATTGTCAATTGGAGATGCAAGTCAGTATACAAATGGAGCTTCAAAAGATTTCTCGTGGATTGAATTCTTCCTATCCAATTTTACTTTGCAAGTTTTACTAGCTGCAATCGTCTGCGGAATTGCCTTAAATTTTTATCAAAAAAGAGAACAAACCATTTTGGTTTTAGAGCGATTTTCAAATGTTGTTTTTACAGGTTTAAAATATGTCATGTATCTCGCTCCAATAGGTGCTTTTGGAGGAATGGCGTATACAATTGGTAAATTTGGTTTGGCAACTTTAATTCCGCTTGGTAAATTAATGCTATGCGTATACGTAACAATGGCATTGTTTGTTTTTTTAGTTTTAGGAAGTATTTTGAAATATTATAAAATAAGTATCTGGTCTATTTTAAAATATATTAAAGAAGAACTATTACTTGTTTTAGGAACATCTTCTTCAGAAGCTGCTTTGCCCAGTATTATGGTCAAACTTGAAAAAATGGGCTGTAGTAAATCAGTTGTGGGATTGGTAATTCCAACTGGTTATTCATTTAACCTTGATGGAACTTCAATTTACCTTTCAATGTCGGTGATATTTTTAGCGCAGTTATACGATGTGCATTTAAGTTTTTTTGAAATCCTAACCGTTATCGGGATTTTAATGATTACTTCAAAAGGAGCCGCAGGAGTAACCGGAAGCGGTTTCATTGTGTTAGCTTCAACTTTAACAGCACTGCATAAAATTCCGGTTGAAGGATTGGCTTTTTTATTGGGCGTTGACAAATTTATGAGCGAAGCCAGAGCTATTACCAATTTAATTGGAAACACAGTCGCAACCATTATAATTTCAAAAACAGAACGAGATTTTACTGAATTGAATCTTGAACTTATTTCGGAGTAA
- a CDS encoding sensor histidine kinase, producing the protein MKRRINLLIAFSAVALIVLTTVQCYLVKTAYDYKVAQFHTQIKNEIAQITNNYSDIDSALVCKKEILYKTLSENYFQGKKTKLDLKNGVLKNEYQSSITEQLRRKFERDLPNFKIDFAIVLNKFILYKNTQKADTIFSEKPFIQNKLYGNLASLNHAFLVRSYVGTTNGTFENQEYKLLTEDSMYVSVIDWEMIILRRMTFILILSLLSITTLISLFVIAIKALIKQKKVSDVKTDFINNITHELKTPLATLGISTKILEQKNIRENDENFNAIVNTISRQNNRLQNLIDQVMANSLAENEIELKKEKIEAEDFLLSIVNDFKLTFPKIDIKTDFKTSNTILVLDKFHVTTAFLNVLENAVKYGSNTITITTKIIEKQFSISFEDNGIGIAKNKQALLFEKFYRVEQGNLHNTKGLGLGLYYVDQIIKAHQGSVNVISDLGKGAQFTILLKV; encoded by the coding sequence ATGAAACGAAGAATAAATTTATTAATAGCATTTTCGGCTGTCGCACTTATTGTTCTGACTACTGTGCAATGTTATTTGGTAAAAACCGCTTACGATTACAAAGTGGCGCAGTTTCATACGCAGATTAAAAACGAAATTGCACAGATCACGAATAATTACAGTGATATCGATTCGGCGTTGGTTTGTAAAAAAGAGATTTTATACAAAACACTTTCTGAGAATTATTTTCAAGGAAAAAAGACCAAACTGGATCTTAAAAACGGTGTTCTAAAAAACGAATATCAAAGTAGTATAACAGAACAGCTTCGGCGAAAATTCGAAAGGGATTTACCCAATTTTAAAATTGATTTTGCGATTGTTTTAAACAAATTCATTTTGTACAAAAACACACAAAAAGCAGATACTATTTTTTCTGAAAAACCTTTTATCCAGAATAAATTATACGGAAATCTGGCTTCGTTAAATCATGCTTTTTTGGTTCGAAGTTATGTGGGAACCACAAACGGAACTTTTGAAAATCAAGAGTATAAATTATTGACTGAAGATTCGATGTACGTTTCGGTAATTGATTGGGAAATGATCATTTTAAGACGAATGACTTTTATTCTTATTTTATCTTTATTGTCAATCACGACTCTTATAAGTCTTTTTGTAATTGCCATTAAGGCGTTGATTAAACAGAAGAAAGTCAGCGATGTAAAAACAGATTTCATCAATAATATTACACACGAATTAAAAACGCCGCTGGCCACTTTGGGAATTTCAACCAAAATTCTGGAGCAGAAAAACATTCGCGAAAATGATGAAAATTTCAATGCTATTGTCAACACAATTTCGCGCCAGAATAATCGTCTTCAGAATTTGATCGATCAGGTTATGGCCAATTCTCTAGCGGAAAATGAAATCGAACTGAAGAAAGAAAAAATTGAAGCCGAAGATTTTCTGCTTTCTATTGTAAATGATTTTAAACTTACATTTCCGAAAATTGACATTAAAACCGATTTTAAAACTTCGAATACAATTTTAGTTCTGGATAAATTTCATGTCACAACTGCTTTTTTAAATGTTTTGGAAAATGCTGTGAAATATGGTTCGAATACTATAACTATAACCACAAAAATTATCGAAAAACAATTCTCAATTAGTTTTGAAGATAACGGAATTGGTATCGCTAAAAATAAACAAGCATTACTTTTTGAGAAGTTTTACCGTGTTGAACAAGGAAATCTTCACAATACCAAAGGTTTAGGATTAGGATTGTATTATGTAGATCAAATTATAAAAGCGCATCAGGGTTCTGTAAACGTTATCAGCGATTTAGGAAAAGGAGCTCAGTTTACTATTTTATTAAAAGTTTAA
- a CDS encoding BON domain-containing protein: MKIKSIVLGMGLVISLVSCAPKDADIERTISEKLSDTPEIKVTVHEGVATIVGACDDEAFKKNIERTVKATKGVKTVVNNCQIPDPNVEPAAAAVIINSDADLDKSVGKVVKSYDGVSATVVGGVVTLSGEIEKEKLQSLIQSIQELKPKKVDNKLIIK; the protein is encoded by the coding sequence ATGAAAATTAAATCAATCGTATTAGGAATGGGACTTGTTATTTCGTTAGTATCATGTGCTCCTAAAGATGCCGATATCGAAAGAACAATTAGTGAAAAATTAAGCGATACACCCGAAATTAAAGTTACTGTACATGAAGGTGTAGCGACTATCGTTGGAGCTTGTGACGACGAGGCTTTCAAAAAAAATATCGAACGTACTGTAAAAGCTACTAAAGGCGTTAAAACAGTAGTAAACAACTGCCAGATTCCCGATCCAAATGTAGAACCAGCAGCAGCTGCCGTTATTATTAATTCTGATGCCGATCTGGATAAATCAGTTGGGAAAGTTGTAAAATCGTATGACGGAGTAAGCGCTACTGTTGTGGGTGGTGTGGTAACACTTTCGGGCGAAATTGAAAAAGAAAAGCTGCAATCTTTAATTCAAAGTATACAAGAATTAAAACCAAAGAAAGTAGATAATAAACTAATCATAAAATAA
- a CDS encoding SH3 domain-containing protein, producing MKRMYHYATVSKALDQLNEKGFTFDFNRNCEQIKKNPEKFEIVHVYRYEGESDPADEAVVYGIKSTSGKKGVYVAGFSADSDLETAKFLFDLSIRGR from the coding sequence ATGAAAAGAATGTATCATTACGCAACTGTTTCAAAAGCTTTAGATCAATTGAATGAAAAAGGATTTACGTTTGACTTTAATCGAAACTGCGAGCAGATTAAAAAGAATCCTGAGAAATTTGAAATTGTTCATGTGTATCGATACGAAGGGGAATCAGACCCGGCGGATGAGGCAGTTGTATACGGAATTAAATCCACTTCAGGCAAAAAAGGGGTCTATGTTGCCGGCTTTTCAGCAGATTCTGATCTGGAAACAGCTAAGTTTTTATTTGATTTGAGCATTAGGGGAAGATAG
- a CDS encoding outer membrane beta-barrel family protein → MNIYLPMKIILAFLLFCLSFLAKAQNETPKDSISNELNEVVIHQNKKTFTNSNGTIKIDVANSVYNSVPNPVELLSKLPLVQVSSDRETISIVGKVNPLIYIDNQRAGMNDLNALAVADIKTIEIIQNPSSKYEAEGRAIILITRKLSKKDSFKTDISETASFKKNYNNYLGFNSSFKKNKLEWKANFNYNKLEPWENHSIAYQIPQASIVSDYDVTAVTKRNQYVFGGGLFYKINDEDYFSINVNGKSQNDTFDINTFTFNKNQNQENHVFTFSDNTSEKNFINSFLNYSKKLKAIDTKLFIGIQGSNFNQHLWSLVENNFNETKLELSQNRGQKFNVDVFSGRIDLEKKFKNEVLWEYGGLYSGAKSKSDYDVFDYVKKETTSFDYNFRESNVAGYSQLSGKIKKVDFSVGLRVENTNVNGKYSTESTALVDKNYTNFFPKAQFSFSIDSTKSVSMDYSKSISRPNYSSLSMIGVYINPYFIYGSNINLGPTLMDVVSAVFQYHDTSLKLTLYKNKNSIYQDFSFDNQNNVLTFTEKNFQKESGYNIELTLPFTHKIWNTTNSLVFSKNKIEDDSALFTSSKPYLYYYSNNTFKLPQNFTFVFSFWGSTKQKEGVFERNAKLIFDLSLAKSFGKNWNCTLNYNDVFKNTIYTERFTVNNVSSRARYLVDANELSIALRYSFGKIKDSAYKEKKVNEDQNRIR, encoded by the coding sequence ATGAATATTTATCTGCCCATGAAAATTATTTTGGCATTCCTGCTTTTTTGTTTGTCATTTTTGGCAAAGGCGCAAAACGAAACGCCAAAAGATTCTATTTCAAATGAATTAAACGAAGTCGTAATCCATCAGAATAAAAAAACATTTACCAATTCAAACGGAACTATAAAAATTGATGTCGCTAATTCGGTTTACAATTCAGTTCCTAATCCTGTTGAATTACTTTCAAAACTGCCTTTGGTGCAAGTGAGTTCAGACCGTGAAACCATTTCGATTGTGGGAAAAGTAAATCCGCTTATTTATATCGACAATCAAAGAGCTGGAATGAACGATTTAAATGCTTTGGCTGTCGCCGATATCAAAACGATTGAAATCATTCAGAATCCTTCTTCTAAATACGAAGCTGAAGGTCGAGCCATAATTCTGATTACTAGAAAACTTAGTAAAAAAGACAGTTTTAAAACCGATATTTCTGAAACTGCTTCTTTTAAAAAGAACTATAATAATTATTTAGGTTTTAATTCCAGTTTTAAAAAGAATAAACTCGAATGGAAAGCCAATTTCAATTACAATAAATTAGAACCGTGGGAAAATCACAGTATTGCCTATCAGATTCCGCAAGCTTCAATTGTTTCTGATTATGATGTTACGGCGGTTACAAAACGAAATCAATATGTTTTTGGCGGTGGTTTGTTTTATAAAATCAACGATGAAGATTATTTTTCGATTAATGTAAACGGCAAAAGCCAAAATGATACTTTCGATATCAATACTTTCACCTTCAATAAAAATCAAAATCAGGAAAATCACGTTTTTACTTTTAGTGATAATACAAGCGAAAAGAATTTTATAAACTCATTTTTAAATTATTCCAAAAAGCTAAAAGCTATTGATACAAAGCTTTTTATTGGAATTCAAGGATCAAACTTTAATCAGCATTTGTGGAGTTTGGTTGAAAATAATTTTAATGAAACAAAATTAGAATTGTCGCAAAACCGTGGCCAGAAATTTAATGTTGATGTTTTTTCGGGAAGGATCGATTTGGAAAAAAAGTTTAAAAACGAAGTGCTTTGGGAATACGGAGGATTATATTCGGGAGCAAAATCGAAATCAGATTATGATGTTTTTGATTATGTTAAAAAGGAGACCACAAGTTTTGATTACAATTTTAGAGAATCAAATGTAGCAGGTTATTCTCAGCTTTCTGGTAAAATTAAAAAAGTAGATTTTTCTGTGGGATTACGAGTTGAAAACACCAATGTAAACGGAAAATACAGTACAGAAAGTACGGCTTTGGTCGATAAAAATTACACTAACTTTTTTCCAAAAGCGCAGTTTTCATTTTCAATAGACAGTACAAAAAGTGTTAGTATGGATTATTCCAAAAGTATTTCGAGACCCAATTATTCTTCGTTAAGCATGATTGGAGTTTATATAAATCCGTACTTTATTTATGGCAGCAATATCAATTTGGGACCCACATTGATGGATGTTGTGTCTGCCGTTTTTCAATATCATGACACTTCTTTAAAATTAACATTGTACAAAAACAAGAATTCAATTTATCAGGATTTCTCATTTGATAATCAGAATAATGTGCTGACTTTTACTGAGAAAAATTTTCAAAAAGAATCGGGTTACAATATTGAATTAACACTTCCGTTTACGCATAAAATCTGGAATACTACAAATTCTTTGGTTTTTTCGAAGAATAAAATTGAAGACGATTCGGCATTGTTTACTTCGTCAAAACCGTATTTGTATTATTACTCCAATAATACTTTTAAACTTCCGCAAAATTTCACTTTCGTTTTCTCATTTTGGGGATCAACCAAGCAGAAAGAAGGTGTTTTTGAACGAAATGCCAAATTGATTTTTGATTTGTCGCTTGCGAAATCTTTCGGTAAAAACTGGAATTGTACGCTGAATTATAATGATGTTTTCAAAAATACCATTTATACAGAACGATTTACGGTAAACAATGTGAGTTCAAGAGCTCGATATTTGGTAGATGCCAATGAACTTTCGATTGCACTTCGTTATTCTTTCGGAAAAATAAAAGATTCAGCATACAAAGAAAAAAAGGTTAACGAAGACCAGAATCGAATTAGATAA
- a CDS encoding response regulator transcription factor, with protein MKKLLLAEDDFDFAAILKQYLELHEFEVIWAENGEIALDYFKKEAFDICIFDVMMPKLDGFSLAEKIITINPEIPFIFLTARKLKEDKLIGLKLGADDYIAKPFEVDELVLRLQNILKRIEQKRSLSGTHIIEIGSYVFDNERLTLNNKNHVQQLTEKEAALIEYLYLNHNQLLKRDQILMSVWKKDDYFSGRSMDVFISRLRKYFNSDPKIKIESVRNIGLEFKIQK; from the coding sequence TTGAAAAAATTACTTTTAGCCGAAGACGATTTTGATTTTGCGGCCATTTTAAAGCAATATTTAGAACTGCATGAATTCGAAGTAATCTGGGCAGAAAATGGAGAGATAGCGTTAGACTATTTTAAAAAGGAAGCTTTTGATATTTGTATTTTTGATGTCATGATGCCCAAATTGGACGGGTTTTCTTTGGCTGAAAAAATAATCACCATTAATCCCGAAATTCCTTTTATTTTTCTAACAGCTAGAAAGTTAAAAGAAGATAAACTTATTGGATTAAAACTTGGTGCCGACGATTATATCGCAAAACCGTTTGAAGTTGATGAACTGGTTTTGCGCCTGCAGAATATACTTAAGAGAATTGAACAAAAGAGAAGTTTAAGTGGAACTCATATAATTGAAATTGGTTCGTATGTTTTTGATAACGAACGGTTAACACTCAACAATAAAAATCATGTGCAGCAGCTTACCGAAAAAGAAGCAGCTCTTATTGAATATTTATATCTAAACCATAACCAGCTGCTGAAAAGAGATCAAATTTTAATGTCGGTTTGGAAAAAAGATGATTATTTTTCAGGACGAAGCATGGATGTTTTTATCAGCAGACTTCGAAAATATTTCAATTCAGATCCTAAAATCAAGATCGAAAGTGTTCGAAATATTGGTTTGGAATTTAAGATTCAGAAATAA
- a CDS encoding Crp/Fnr family transcriptional regulator produces the protein MKSIFQSIQDFSADELNLLDDLITFRTLKKGELLLTENQICNEIVFIKKGILRSFFINHKGDEITNCFAFENEFMASFASFITQEKAQENIQALAETELQILDRKGLEKLYQSGFNWQETGRKLTEIEFVNLHKRMVSFQKLSGAERYEELYQNHQKYLQLIPLQYLASYLGITPRHLSRIRKAIL, from the coding sequence ATGAAATCAATTTTCCAGTCCATTCAGGATTTTTCTGCCGATGAATTAAATCTTTTAGATGATTTAATTACGTTTCGAACTTTGAAAAAAGGAGAGCTTTTATTGACTGAAAATCAGATTTGCAATGAAATTGTATTTATAAAAAAGGGAATTCTTCGTTCCTTTTTCATCAATCATAAAGGCGACGAAATTACCAATTGTTTCGCTTTCGAAAATGAATTCATGGCATCTTTTGCCAGTTTTATAACCCAAGAAAAAGCCCAAGAAAATATTCAGGCGCTTGCCGAAACCGAATTGCAGATTTTAGATCGTAAAGGTTTAGAAAAACTGTATCAATCTGGATTTAACTGGCAGGAAACAGGCCGCAAATTGACTGAAATAGAATTCGTAAATCTCCATAAAAGAATGGTTTCTTTTCAAAAACTATCAGGTGCAGAACGTTACGAAGAATTGTATCAGAATCATCAAAAATACCTACAGTTAATTCCACTGCAATATTTAGCCTCCTATCTAGGAATTACACCAAGACATTTAAGCCGAATTCGTAAAGCTATTTTATAA
- a CDS encoding type II toxin-antitoxin system ParD family antitoxin, with protein MGKNTSISLGNHFESFIENSLKDGRFKNASEVVRAGLRLLEEEENKLMVLKKSVKDGIESGRNENFDPKKHLASLKAKRNTNG; from the coding sequence ATGGGAAAGAATACCTCAATATCGCTTGGGAATCACTTTGAAAGTTTCATTGAAAATAGTCTTAAAGATGGAAGATTCAAAAATGCGAGTGAAGTTGTTAGGGCTGGACTTCGTCTTTTAGAAGAAGAGGAAAATAAGCTGATGGTTTTAAAGAAGTCTGTTAAAGACGGTATTGAGAGTGGAAGAAATGAAAACTTTGATCCTAAAAAACATCTGGCAAGTTTAAAGGCAAAGAGAAATACTAATGGCTAA
- a CDS encoding NAD(P)H-dependent oxidoreductase, producing MKKILIINGHPNAESFNFGIAESYKNGALASGAQVETITIADLHFNPNLKFGYQKRTELEPDLLESWEKIKKADHLVWIHPVWWGGLPAITKGFIDRLFLPGMAFQYRENSVWWDKLLKGKTAHIITTLDQPGWYYRFAFGRPSVNQLKKSTLEFCGIKPVKVNYIGIIKNSTEEQRKKWLEKVYNFGLQNK from the coding sequence ATGAAAAAAATACTGATTATAAACGGACATCCTAACGCCGAAAGTTTCAATTTCGGAATAGCCGAATCTTATAAAAATGGCGCTTTAGCTTCTGGCGCTCAAGTCGAAACTATTACAATTGCAGATTTACACTTCAATCCCAATTTAAAATTTGGATATCAAAAACGAACCGAATTAGAACCTGATTTGCTAGAATCTTGGGAAAAAATAAAAAAAGCAGATCATTTAGTTTGGATTCATCCCGTTTGGTGGGGTGGACTACCGGCTATTACAAAAGGTTTTATAGATAGATTGTTTCTTCCGGGAATGGCTTTTCAGTATCGTGAAAATTCCGTTTGGTGGGATAAGTTGCTTAAAGGAAAAACAGCTCATATCATTACCACTTTAGATCAGCCAGGCTGGTATTATAGATTTGCTTTTGGAAGACCAAGCGTAAACCAATTAAAGAAATCAACACTAGAATTCTGTGGTATAAAACCTGTAAAGGTCAATTATATCGGAATCATTAAAAATTCTACAGAAGAACAAAGAAAAAAATGGCTTGAAAAAGTCTACAATTTTGGACTTCAAAATAAATAA
- a CDS encoding type II toxin-antitoxin system RelE/ParE family toxin, whose product MAKYYLTNKAVEDLEDIWSYTYDEWSEKQADKYYLLLLNSCQEIADNPELGRKYDIVTPNLLGYKSNQHILFYHIISDNEIEIIRILHGRMDLKNKL is encoded by the coding sequence ATGGCTAAATATTATTTAACCAACAAAGCAGTTGAAGACTTAGAAGATATTTGGAGTTATACATATGATGAGTGGTCAGAAAAACAAGCTGATAAATATTATCTTTTGCTTTTAAATTCATGTCAGGAAATTGCCGATAATCCAGAATTAGGTAGAAAATACGATATAGTAACTCCCAATTTGTTAGGCTATAAATCAAATCAACATATCCTTTTCTATCACATTATTTCAGATAACGAAATTGAAATTATCAGAATCCTCCATGGAAGAATGGATTTGAAAAATAAGCTTTAA
- a CDS encoding DUF6934 family protein, giving the protein MDYPKYELSASTDNLVFKFVSNGTNGDIPKAIVYKITDNENIYNLGFGDVISIDPITGELNLDDLVESKNGDMEKIIATVAHSAYIFSKKYPDRLIFFRGSTPVRTRLYRSAISREFEELSKTFEIYGAEIKNGEVINVSFNNNKNFFGFYIKRK; this is encoded by the coding sequence ATGGACTATCCAAAATATGAATTGTCTGCGAGCACTGATAATCTTGTATTTAAGTTTGTTAGTAATGGTACAAATGGAGATATACCAAAAGCAATAGTATATAAAATAACAGATAACGAAAACATTTATAATCTTGGTTTTGGTGATGTAATTTCAATTGATCCTATTACAGGAGAACTTAATTTAGATGACCTTGTAGAAAGTAAAAACGGAGATATGGAGAAAATAATAGCTACAGTAGCTCATTCTGCATATATTTTCAGTAAAAAATATCCTGACAGGCTAATATTTTTTCGTGGGAGTACACCTGTTAGAACAAGACTTTACAGGTCAGCAATATCTAGGGAATTTGAAGAACTATCTAAAACTTTTGAAATATATGGGGCTGAAATTAAAAATGGTGAGGTAATTAACGTATCTTTCAATAATAATAAAAACTTCTTTGGATTTTACATTAAAAGAAAATAA
- a CDS encoding DNA polymerase III subunit gamma/tau: protein MEQNSKSYIRPSSVLPTEPFNETDMLLHWNKYAERLGQKGLKIMESILLINDPVLDGTKITYELPNEGSKLEFESQMNGLLGHLKGHLHNHDITIEVVVNETIEMKRSYNNQDRYNRFLEINPNIELLRTTFGLDLKD, encoded by the coding sequence ATGGAACAAAACAGTAAATCCTATATCAGACCTTCTTCTGTTTTACCAACTGAACCGTTCAATGAAACAGATATGCTTCTTCATTGGAACAAATACGCCGAACGTTTAGGTCAAAAAGGATTAAAGATCATGGAATCTATCCTTCTTATTAATGATCCGGTTTTAGATGGAACTAAAATTACTTATGAGCTTCCAAATGAAGGCTCTAAACTTGAATTTGAAAGCCAGATGAATGGATTATTAGGGCATCTAAAAGGTCATTTGCACAATCACGACATTACAATCGAGGTAGTTGTAAACGAAACTATCGAAATGAAAAGAAGCTATAACAATCAAGATCGTTACAATCGTTTCTTAGAAATCAATCCAAACATTGAACTTTTACGAACTACATTTGGATTAGATTTAAAAGATTAA
- a CDS encoding LysM peptidoglycan-binding domain-containing protein: MSLQDKYREVTDLASELGITNLQVREQDNVLYIDGTAESAADKEKLWNAYNKIDPEFRSADVVMNIDVTQHVSREYTVEIGDSLSKIGKAYGVSWQDIFEANKDIISNPDLIQPGWKLKIPTV; the protein is encoded by the coding sequence ATGAGTTTGCAAGATAAATACAGAGAAGTAACAGATTTAGCTTCTGAATTAGGAATAACAAATTTACAAGTAAGGGAACAAGACAATGTGTTGTATATCGATGGAACAGCAGAATCTGCAGCGGATAAAGAAAAACTGTGGAATGCGTATAATAAAATAGATCCTGAATTCAGATCAGCAGATGTGGTTATGAATATCGATGTTACACAGCATGTTTCAAGAGAATACACGGTTGAAATAGGAGATTCGCTTTCTAAAATTGGAAAAGCTTACGGAGTTTCATGGCAGGATATTTTCGAAGCGAATAAAGATATTATTTCCAATCCTGATTTAATTCAGCCGGGATGGAAATTAAAAATACCAACAGTCTAA